One Glycine max cultivar Williams 82 chromosome 6, Glycine_max_v4.0, whole genome shotgun sequence DNA segment encodes these proteins:
- the LOC100805091 gene encoding uncharacterized protein, whose product MRTSCFLSLPPFTSNQPSIPPKHPQLSSVKNEACWKRQCVVMGVASIIGLEMCNSVAMAHEAIEIKTMPFSNQVVSNSNSYGGAKWSEKRMCPPWQGNSLETIVPENLPRPSARRRYEAVRSSSKTAPPLSAPIIVQSNKGSCFSM is encoded by the exons ATGAGGACCAGTTGCTTCCTAAGCCTTCCCCCTTTTACTTCAAACCAACCTTCCATTCCCCCAAAACATCCTCAACTTTCATC GGTGAAGAACGAAGCATGTTGGAAGAGGCAATGCGTTGTGATGGGAGTGGCATCCATTATTGGACTAGAAATGTGCAATTCAGTGGCAATGGCCCACGAAGCAATTGAAATCAAGACCATGCCATTTAGTAACCAAGTAGTATCAAATAGCAATTCTTACGGTGGCGCCAAATGGAGCGAGAAAAGAATGTGCCCACCTTGGCAAGGCAATTCGCTCGAAACGATCGTGCCGGAGAATCTTCCCCGGCCGTCGGCACGGCGGAGATACGAGGCTGTTCGTTCCTCCTCCAAGACTGCGCCGCCGCTCTCCGCCCCGATCATAGTCCAAAGCAACAAGGGCAGTTGCTTCTCCATGTGA